A window of the Fusarium poae strain DAOMC 252244 chromosome 3, whole genome shotgun sequence genome harbors these coding sequences:
- a CDS encoding hypothetical protein (TransMembrane:1 (o552-570i)), protein MNVDNMDSDGEENSISSTRRIPEQKLSCDQCRQRKIKCDREDPCGPCQRKQIHCSYPIGFKTRAKRHRALVSDGYEAKLNDISQKLDQISLAVNNITSPPHLHGGSSAVHTTLASHVTPQSYTNSPSEPLRSNDDTSSELEDDVTLTTQATFATNFLQEVVDSNKGPGQVHELEKNLDELRKILSKGNVGNADPQLVNTQQTLYPAGQGGYQLPPIHLAMMALQKLRESPRLRCFWCLEFESIGQFVEYFMTVYFGKPTLADLIITHAGLQRLLLECDKIEQDPVLKNEFKTQGLLCRQNLETMLAGLPFNLPCTADYVLALYMAATYYLDRCRISLSWNCLAASAQMCQRLGLIRETLSKPETREEKQRRGKIVCWIHMLDKMLSMRLSRPSLIRVGEITLNFEALEATGNDDLPPILSKWTNFCDLQARVYDDLYSPMALMQPDDERESRSRNLAADLKRLYHGGNAAEDRFIETSRMSVGETLTELFQRADKIAYLSMVCLIYRAIKPKPTTPSAFCDECLEVAKEALDEHRICLSILRDADSGMLEHYVHWAFIAVPLIPFMVLFCRAIETCDPAHLENLAAVVETAHITTDLPDAYRKQLRLFKLMHDVACKYVGSRASNASVHASGRIPDTPFEMLFVEAGVPLPGHMNMITGMQGFNDGAQHGVGVGFGNNAMGQDGNVAEYGEFTHSMELGNWFEQNQEIFMMLDSNMEPSL, encoded by the exons ATGAATGTGGACAACATGGACAGCGACGGAGAGGAGAACAGCATCTCCTCAACGCGACGGATCCCGGAGCAAAAGCTGTCC TGTGACCAATGCAGACAGCGCAAG ATCAAATGCGATCGAGAAGATCCCTGTGGTCCATGTCAAAGGAAGCAAATCCATTGTTCATACCCAATTGGCTTCAAGACAAGAGCAAAGCGACATCGTGCTCTAGTGTCTGACGGCTA TGAAGCCAAGTTGAACGACATCTCCCAAAAGCTGGATCAAATCAGCCTCGctgtcaacaacatcacctCTCCTCCCCATCTTCACGGAGGTTCATCAGCCGTCCATACCACCTTGGCTTCTCATGTAACACCTCAATCGTACACAAACTCTCCATCAGAACCACTAAGAAGCAACGATGATACTTCTTCGGAATTGGAGGACGATGTCACGCTCACTACCCAGGCGACATTCGCCACCAATTTCCTACAGGAAGTAGTCGATAGCAACAAAGGACCGGGTCAAGTGCATGAACTAGAGAAGAACTTGGATGAGTTACGAAAGATCTTGAGCAAAGGAAATGTCGGTAATGCAGATCCTCAACTTGTCAATACCCAGCAAACTCTTTATCCTGCGGGACAAGGAGGTTATCAACTTCCCCCCATTCATTTGGCGATGATGGCTTTACAGAAGCTAAGAG AGTCCCCTAGACTGAGATGTTTTTGGTGTCTCGAATTTGAGAGCATTGGGCAGTTTGTAGAGTACTTCATGACAGTCTACTTTGGCAAGCCAACACTCGCCGACCTCATCATCACCCACGCAGGTCTACAACGTCTTCTACTGGAATGTGACAAGATCGAACAAGACCCAGTTCTAAAGAACGAGTTCAAGACACAAGGACTTCTCTGTCGACAGAACTTGGAAACGATGCTGGCTGGTCTCCCGTTCAATCTACCATGCACAGCCGATTACGTCCTGGCTCTGTATATGGCG GCGACATATTATCTCGACAGATGCCGCATATCATTATCATGGAACTGCCTTGCAGCCTCAGCCCAAATGTGTCAAAGACTTGGCCTCATTCGTGAAACTCTCTCAAAGCCGGAAACTCGAGAAGAGAAGCAGCGCAGAGGTAAAATAGTCTGCTGGATCCACATGCTGGACAAGATGCTTTCCATGCGCCTCAGCAGACCTTCTCTTATACGCGTCGGTGAAATCACATTGAACTTTGAAGCATTAGAAGCTACTGGAAACGACGATCTACCACCGATACTGTCCAAGTGGACGAACTTTTGTGATCTCCAAGCAAGAGTCTACGATGATTTGTACAGCCCTATGGCTTTGATGCAGCCGGATGATGAGAGAGAGTCTCGATCAAGAAATCTTGCAGCGGACTTGAAGAGACTCTATCATGGTGGAAATGCAGCAGAG GACCGGTTCATCGAGACTTCTCGAATGAGTGTTGGGGAGACACTGACTGAGCTCTTCCAACGAGCTGACAAGATCGCATATCTTTCAATGGTCTGCCTCATTTACCGAGCCATCAAACCCAAGCCCACGACCCCTTCCGCCTTCTGTGACGAGTGTCTAGAGGTAGCGAAGGAAGCCCTTGACGAGCACAGGATATGCTTGTCTATTCTAAGGGATGCCGATTCCGGCATGCTTGAGCATTACGTGCACTG GGCATTCATCGCTGTACCTCTCATACCATTTATGGTACTTTTCTGCCGGGCTATCGAGACGTGTGACCCAGCACATCTAGAGAATCTCGCAGCTGTAGTTGAGACAGCACACATCACCACCGACCTTCCCGACGCTTACAGAAAGCAACTTCGCTTATTCAAGCTTATGCACGATGTAGCCTGCAAGTACGTTGGCTCCAGGGCAAGCAACGCATCTGTCCATGCATCAGGTAGAATACCCGACACGCCTTTCGAGATGCTTTTCGTTGAGGCAGGTGTTCCTCTACCGGGGCACATGAACATGATCACAGGTATGCAGGGTTTTAACGATGGGGCACAGCATGGTGTTGGTGTAGGCTTTGGGAACAATGCAATGGGCCAGGATGGAAATGTGGCAGAGTATGGGGAATTTACGCATAGTATGGAGCTGGGGAATTGGTTTGAGCAGAACCAGGAGATCTTTATGATGCTGGATAGCAATATGGAGCCGAGCTTGTAG
- a CDS encoding hypothetical protein (TransMembrane:11 (o486-508i520-541o597-617i629-647o734-754i1156-1175o1187-1210i1231-1257o1277-1299i1311-1334o1432-1450i)), giving the protein MAQHKEHNPSSSSTTLQDTQNTDNTSDHDYDADIHQLARRITSQSTTSGHGPLFPLGENTSLDPESPHFNPKKWAKAYLKTRTAAADGNTPRTAGIAFKNLDAFGFGQATDFQNTLVNIFLNATSLVRNIGGYKGQRVDILRNLDGLVEAGEMLCVLGPPGSGCSTLLRSISGETHGFHLGDDTVLNYQGIRPEQMKKAYRGEAIYTAEVDHHFPHLTVGDTLYFAARCRCPPKDKLPHGVTAREYAEHLRDVIMAMFGISHTKNTRVGNDFVRGVSGGERKRVTIAEAALGYSPLQCWDNSTRGLDSANAVEFCRVLRTQADVLGISSCVAIYQAPQSAYDLFDKVVVLYEGRQIFFGRTGDAQAYFEDLGFVCPEQQTTADFLTSMTNPVERIVRPGANPPRTSDEFALAWQNSQARSRLLDEIDYYMEQHPFDGPDLQRFSQSRRLDQARVQREKSPFNLSFWQQYTINLWRSVKMLVGDPSITLTMLVTNVFQALIVSSIFYNLPHNTTSFFRRTTLLFFIVLMNAFSSVLEIMTLYEKRKVVEKQSRYAFYHPSAESLAAMVTDLPYKVTNAILMNTTLYFMCNLRREPGPYFSFLLFSFALTMCMSMMFRFIGSATKSISQALAPACIILLGLVLYSGYAIPSDYMHDWLAWIRWINPVFYGLESVFLIEFHGQEYSCSSFVPSGAGYENLNSGERVCNIAGSVPGQSFVRGEDYLRTSFGFVDSHRWRNLGILIVWALFYMALHLVTTEYVASERSKGEVLVFLRESMHKVSGKRVSDEESGSSLPVGKQEAPGNSSEKVEVERQTSVFHWNDVCYDIKIKGEDRRILDHVDGWVKPGTLTALMGVSGAGKTTLLDVLASRVTMGVVSGEMLVNGHQRDSSFQRKTGYVTQQDLHQASATVREALRFSAILRQPAKYSKQERIDYVETVISLLGMDAYADAIIGVPGEGLNVEQRKRLTIGVELVARPQLLLFLDEPTSGLDSQTSWSICDLMETLTKSGQAILCTIHQPSAMLFQRFDRLLLLAKGGKTVYFGEVGQNSQVLMDYFTRNGGPALPPKANPAEHMLHVIGAAPGAHSDIDWPAIWRGSPEYQSVQRELQSLKSESLSSQVQASSGDASEYKEFASSYPTQLWEVTKRLFQGYWRNPQYMYSKVLLSVGAALFIGLSVMDSSNTIRGLQNQMFGVFLFLTIFSQVAEQMMPVFVEQRTLFEARERPSKTYSWQSFMFANITVELAWNSFIGIFSFIVWYYPIGLYRNAEWTNQVDSRGITIFLHVLMFFLLASTFTHMIIAGLPDSDTAAGILNLLFIMMFAFCGVLAGPDVLSRFWIFMYRVNPFTYVVEGFLGTTLANAPVTCAANEILDFKPTNGSNCSDFLSAYISEHGGYLEGESGSSTTECHYCPMANTNSFLKMININFDNRWRDFGLLWAYVLFNCAAAVAIYLLVRVPKKSKSKTA; this is encoded by the exons ATGGCACAACACAAGGAACACAACCCTTCTAGTTCCTCAACTACACTTCAAGACACGCAAAACACCGACAACACCTCAGACCACGACTACGATGCCGATATCCACCAATTAGCTCGAAGAATCACCAGCCAATCCACGACATCTGGCCATGGTCCTTTATTTCCTCTCGGCGAAAACACCTCCCTCGATCCCGAAAGCCCTCATTTCAATCCCAAGAAATGGGCCAAAGCATACCTCAAGACGCGCACCGCTGCCGCAGACGGAAACACTCCTCGAACAGCGGGCATCGCCTTCAAAAACCTCGATGCATTCGGCTTTGGCCAAGCGACCGACTTCCAAAATACTCTGGTCAACATCTTTCTCAACGCCACCAGTCTTGTGAGAAACATTGGTGGGTACAAGGGTCAGCGCGTCGACATCCTTCGAAACCTCGATGGTCTTGTTGAAGCGGGTGAGATGCTTTGTGTCCTGGGTCCTCCTGGCTCTGGATGCTCTACCCTTCTTCGCAGTATTTCGGGCGAAACACACGGTTTCCACCTTGGCGATGATACAGTTCTCAACTACCAAGGTATTCGACCGgagcagatgaagaaggcttACCGAGGTGAAGCCATCTACACTGCTGAAGTCGATCACCACTTCCCCCATTTGACCGTTGGCGACACACTTTACTTCGCTGCTCGTTGTCGTTGTCCGCCAAAGGACAAGCTTCCCCATGGTGTCACTGCACGAGAGTATGCCGAGCATTTGCGCGATGTCATCATGGCCATGTTTGGTATATCACATACCAAGAATACAAGGGTAGGCAATGACTTTGTGCGCGGTGTCAGTGGTGGTGAACGCAAGAGAGTCACCATCGCAGAGGCAGCTCTTGGTTACTCACCTTTGCAGTGCTGGGACAACAGTACACGAGGTCTTGATAGCGCCAATGCCGTCGAGTTCTGTCGTGTCCTCCGCACACAGGCTGATGTTCTCGGTATTTCGTCCTGCGTCGCTATCTACCAAGCGCCACAAAGCGCTTATGATCTCTTCGACAAGGTCGTTGTCTTGTACGAGGGTCGTCAGATCTTCTTCGGAAGAACAGGCGATGCACAAGCCTACTTCGAGGACTTGGGCTTTGTATGTCCAGAGCAGCAGACCACAGCCGACTTTTTGACATCAATGACCAATCCCGTCGAGAGAATCGTTCGTCCTGGAGCCAATCCTCCTCGTACTTCTGATGAGTTTGCTCTCGCATGGCAGAACAGTCAAGCTCGATCTAGACTTCTTGATGAGATTGACTACTACATGGAACAACACCCATTTGACGGACCCGATCTCCAACGATTCTCCCAATCACGACGACTCGACCAAGCTCGTGTCCAGAGAGAGAAGTCGCCTTTCAACCTCTCCTTCTGGCAACAGTACACCATCAATCTCTGGAGGAGCGTCAAGATGCTTGTCGGTGACCCAAGCATCACCCTCACCATGCTCGTCACCAACGTCTTCCAGGCCTTGATCGTGTCCAGCATCTTCTACAACCTACCGCACAATACCACCAGTTTCTTCCGTCGCACAACCCTCCTCTTTTTCATCGTGCTCATGAACGCTTTTAGTAGTGTTCTCGAGATCATGACTCTATacgagaagaggaaggttGTGGAGAAACAGTCCCGTTATGCTTTCTATCACCCCAGTGCTGAGTCGCTGGCAGCCATGGTAACCGATCTTCCTTATAAGGTCACCAATGCGATTCTGATGAACACTACATTATACTTTATGTGTAATCTGCGTCGCGAACCTGGTCCCTACTTTTCGTTTTTGCTCTTCTCGTTCGCACTCACGATGTGCATGTCAATGATGTTTCGCTTCATTGGCTCTGCGACCAAGTCCATCTCTCAAGCATTGGCGCCGGCGTGCATCATTCTGCTAGGTCTCGTCTTGTACTCTGGGTACGCCATCCCATCGGACTACATGCATGACTGGCTTGCCTGGATCAGATGGATCAACCCCGTGTTTTACGGTCTCGAGAGTGTGTTCTTGATCGAGTTCCATGGCCAGGAGTATTCTTGTTCCAGCTTTGTTCCCAGTGGAGCTGGTTATGAGAATTTGAACTCTGGTGAACGTGTTTGCAACATTGCTGGTTCTGTACCTGGACAGTCCTTCGTCAGAGGTGAAGATTACCTTCGCACTTCGTTCGGATTCGTCGACAGCCACCGATGGAGGAACCTGGGTATTCTCATCGTGTGGGCACTTTTCTACATGGCTCTTCACCTTGTGACAACCGAGTACGTGGCTTCCGAGCGCTCCAAGGGTGAAGTCTTGGTCTTTCTCCGTGAGTCAATGCACAAGGTCTCTGGCAAGCGTGTCAGCGATGAAGAGTCGGGTTCCAGTCTGCCTGTCGGCAAACAAGAGGCTCCTGGGAACTCGAGCGAGAAGGTCGAGGTTGAGAGACAAACATCTGTCTTTCATTGGAATGATGTCTGCTACgatatcaagatcaagggtGAAGATCGCAGGATTTTGGATCACGTTGATGGTTGGGTCAAACCGGGTACATTGACAGCTCTCATG GGTGTATCAGGTGCCGGCAAAACCACACTCCTCGATGTTCTTGCTAGTCGTGTCACGATGGGCGTCGTTTCAGGTGAAATGCTCGTCAACGGCCATCAGCGCGATTCTTCCTTTCAGAGGAAGACCGGATACGTCACACAACAGGATTTGCACCAGGCCAGCGCAACGGTACGAGAAGCTCTACGATTCAGTGCCATTCTTCGACAACCTGCCAAGTACAGCAAGCAGGAACGTATCGACTACGTTGAGACTGTCATTTCGTTACTGGGAATGGATGCTTATGCCGATGCTATCATTGGTGTTCCTGGTGAAGGACTCAACGTTGAACAACGTAAGAGACTCACCATCGGAGTGGAACTTGTCGCCCGACCACAACTTCTTCTGTTTCTTGACGAACCTACCTCTGGACTCGATAGCCAGACTTCGTGGTCCATCTGCGATCTGATGGAGACATTGACCAAGAGTGGCCAGGCTATCTTGTGTACCATCCACCAACCCTCAGCTATGCTCTTTCAACGGTTCGATAGGCTTCTTTTGCTTGCCAAGGGAGGCAAGACTGTGTATTTCGGCGAGGTTGGACAGAATTCACAGGTCTTGATGGACTACTTCACTCGCAACGGAGGACCGGCTTTACCTCCCAAGGCTAACCCTGCCGAACACATGCTTCACGTCATTGGAGCTGCTCCAGGTGCACACAGCGACATTGATTGGCCTGCTATTTGGAGGGGGTCGCCCGAGTATCAGTCTGTGCAGAGGGAGCTCCAATCTCTCAAGTCTGAGAGTTTGTCGAGTCAAGTACAAGCTTCGTCTGGTGATGCTTCTGAGTACAAGGAGTTTGCGTCTTCATACCCGACCCAATTGTGGGAAGTGACGAAGCGGCTTTTCCAAGGGTACTGGAGAAACCCTCAGTACATGTACTCCAAGGTTCTTCTGTCTGTCGGTGCT GCTCTTTTCATCGGGCTCTCTGTCATGGACAGCAGCAACACGATCCGTGGACTCCAGAACCAGATGTTTGgtgtctttttgttcttgacCATCTTCTCTCAGGTTGCTGAGCAGATGATGCCAGTCTTTGTGGAGCAGAGGACATTGTTCGAAGCTCGTGAGCGTCCTTCAAAGACGTACTCATGGCAGTCCTTCATGTTTGCCAACATCACTGTTGAGCTTGCTTGGAACTCG TTCATCGGCATCTTCTCCTTCATCGTCTGGTACTATCCCATCGGCCTCTACCGCAACGCCGAGTGGACGAACCAGGTTGATTCACGTGGCATCACCATTTTCCTCCACGTCTTGAtgttcttcctcctcgcttCGACATTCACGCACATGATCATCGCCGGTCTTCCCGATTCCGACACCGCAGCTGGTATTCTGAACCTGCTCTTCATCATGATGTTCGCCTTTTGTGGTGTCCTCGCTGGACCGGACGTCCTCTCTCGTTTCTGGATCTTCATGTACCGAGTGAACCCCTTCACCTATGTAGTTGAAGGATTCCTCGGTACAACTCTCGCGAACGCACCAGTAACTTGTGCTGCGAATGAGATTCTGGACTTTAAGCCCACGAACGGATCGAATTGTAGCGATTTTCTCTCGGCTTACATTTCTGAGCATGGTGGGTATCTTGAAGGTGAAAGTGGAAGCAGCACTACTGAGTGTCACTACTGTCCTATGGCCAACACGAATTCTTTCCTCAAGATGATCAACATCAATTTTGATAACCGCTGGCGAGACTTTGGATTGCTTTGGGCTTATGTTTTGTTTAAttgtgctgctgctgttgctattTATTTGTTGGTTCGGGTTcccaagaagagcaagagcaagacGGCGTAA
- a CDS encoding hypothetical protein (TransMembrane:10 (o80-104i129-152o158-177i189-210o235-259i271-293o313-332i353-373o379-406i418-441o)) gives MDQTAQPTTQNRNDLGNTPSKWKKGEHEDDSSHDAVFGEISSEGPDYRSVGLVGTAGLMMKTQIGLGVLSIPATFDALGLIPGVLCLVAIGLITTWSDCVIGVFKLRHRHVYAIDDAGAMMFGRAGGEFFGFIMWLNWVFVSGAGMLSLSIALNAVSSHGACTAVFIGIAAILGFGLSSIRTLGKMSWLAWVGVISIVIAVLMVTIATGVQDRPDAAPQDDTWVSDYQLFKTPTFVQAVSAICAYVSAYGGTPGFFAIVAEMRRPEQYNKAVAICQSIVTALYVTVGIVMYYFCGSYVSSPALGSAGVVIKKASYGVAIPGLIVSITLVSHLPAKYMLVRFLRNTKHLTSNSAIHWATWLGCTFCVTIIAYIIASAIPIFYALVSLIGALLGSLLSFHAMGFMWFYDNWENRSLSPKWVLACGWSVFVIAAGTVLMVAGTYGSILDIIQAYKATGGAGAWSCFDNSNST, from the exons ATGGATCAAACCGCGCAACCAACAACTCAGAATCGAAATGATCTCGGAAACACACCTTCGAAATGGAAGAAGGGCGAGCACGAGGACGATTCGAGCCATGATGCCGTCTTCGGAGAAATTTCCAGCGAGGGCCCCGACTACCGAAGT GTCGGGTTGGTCGGTACTGCTggtttgatgatgaagacacaAATTGGCCTCGGTGTCTTATCAATCCCAGCAACGTTTGACGCTCTAGGTTTGATACCGGGTGTCCTTTGTCTTGTCGCTATCGGCCTCATCACCACCTGGTCCGACTGTGTCATTGGAGTCTTCAAACTCCGTCATAGGCATGTTTATGCCATTGACGATGCAGGTGCCATGATGTTTGGTCGGGCTGGAGGAGAGTTCTTTGGGTTCATCATGTGGTTGA ACTGGGTCTTTGTTTCTGGTGCTGGTATGCTGAGTTTGTCCATCGCTCTCAATGCAGTTTCCTCACATGGAGCATGCACTGCAGTCTTCATTGGTATTGCAGCCATATTGGGGTTTGGACTATCCAGTATCAGAACGTTGGGCAAGATGAGCTGGCTGGCATGGGTTGGAGTCATCAGCATTGTGATCGCGG TCCTCATGGTGACTATTGCCACGGGAGTACAGGACAGACCCGACGCGGCCCCCCAGGACGATACATGGGTTTCCGACTATCAACTCTTCAAGACGCCAACCTTTGTGCAAGCTGTATCAGCAATCTGCGCATACGTTTCGGCTTATGGTGGTACCCCGGGTTTCTTTGCCATTGTGGCTGAGATGCGGAGACCGGAGCAGTACAATAAAGCTGTTGCCATCTGCCAGTCTATCGTCACAGCTCTGTACGTCACGGTTGGGATAGTCATGTACTACTTCTGTGGCTCTTATGTGTCGTCCCCAGCTCTTGGATCAGCTGGCGTGGTGATCAAGAAGGCAAGCTATGGCGTCGCCATCCCTGGATTAATCGTTAGCATCACTCTGGTGTCACAT TTACCTGCCAAGTATATGCTTGTGCGTTTCCTACGGAACACCAAGCATCTCACTTCAAACTCGGCAATACATTGGGCAACTTGGTTGGGCTGCACATTCTGTGTGACAATCATTGCCTACATCATCGCAAGCGCGATTCCCATCTTCTACGCCCTTGTCTCCCTGATCGGAGCTCTTCTAGGTAGTCTCCTGTCGTTTCATGCTATGGGGTTCATGTGGTTCTACGACAATTGGGAAAACCGCAGCTTGTCTCCCAAGTGGGTGTTGGCTTGTGGTTGGAGTGTTTTTGTAATTGCTGCTGGCACAGTATTGATGGTTGCTGGAACCTATGGATCAATTTTGGATATCATCCAGGCTTACAAGGCGACTGGAGGCGCAGGAGCATGGTCGTGTTTTGACAACTCCAACTCAACATAG
- a CDS encoding hypothetical protein (TransMembrane:14 (i73-90o110-130i142-164o170-190i197-217o229-253i274-298o310-331i352-369o389-406i418-437o443-473i480-504o558-576i)) produces MGVWNRLRPRVDSGDSSDVDATELRTTTDNGKNGPSPEDGVSPIAGDTLPADDVTEGVRNMEAITLVWTKKSLVTLFICIWFVYLLNAFQSSTVGSLVPYVTSSWGAHSLLNVIDVVASSMTAAVFIPLAKLLDLWGRAEGYLLMVAFAELGLILMATSTNLSIYCAANVFYQVGFTGLIYSIDVVTADATNLKNRALAYAFTSSPYMISAFAGSYASQEMLVDIGWPWGFGTFAFLTPVICAPLYILLKVNLHKAKKNILPKKASGRTLKESVWHYLLEFDILGVFLFATGLIIFLLPFNIAATAPNGWATGYIIAMIVVGFVLLIGFAVNEVYIAPVPFLKFHFLADRTLVGACLLDLTYQISYYCWNNYFTSFLQVVNYLSVSEAGYVNNTFNVVSGFLLFLVGWGIRKTGYFKWLLWIGVPLYIFAQGLMIYFRSPTGYVGYLVMTQIFISVGGSVFTICMQLAVLAAVDHQHVAAALAMLNVTGTAGGSIGYTISGAIWTNTFEKALRRYLPSNALNNLEAIYGDLDTQLSYAKGTPERIGIQKAYGYAQTRMLAAGTAIMALSFIWVALIRNLKVSEMKQTKGNVF; encoded by the exons ATGGGCGTTTGGAATAGGTTGCGGCCCCGTGTTGACTCTGGAGACAGTTCAGATGTCGATGCTACTGAGCTGAGAACTACCACTGACAATGGAAAGAATGGGCCATCACCAGAAGATGGCGTCAGTCCTATTGCTGGGGACACCCTACCAGCAGACGATGTCACTGAAGGTGTTAGGAACATGGAAGCTATCACACTCGTATGGACCAAGAAGTCTCTCGTTACGCtcttcatctgcatctgGTTCGTTTATCTTCTCAACGCATTTCAGAGCTCAACTGTTGGTAGCTTGGTACCCTACGTGACCAGTTCATGGGGCGCTCATTCTCTTCTCAACGTCATTGATGTGGTTGCGAGCTCAATGACTGCTGCTGTGTTTATCCCTCTAGCgaagcttcttgatctctgGGGTCGCGCCGAAGGGTATCTTCTCATGGTGGCGTTTGCTGAGTTGGGTCTCATATTGATGGCTACGAGTACAAACCTGTCTATTTACTGTGCTGCCAAT GTCTTCTACCAGGTCGGTTTCACAGGCCTCATCTACAGCATCGATGTCGTGACCGCCGACGCAACCAATCTCAAGAATCGAGCTCTAGCCTACGCATTCACATCCTCTCCATACATGATCTCTGCATTCGCTGGATCTTACGCTTCCCAGGAAATGCTTGTCGATATTGGCTGGCCCTGGGGTTTCGGTACCTTCGCCTTCCTGACACCAGTCATTTGTGCACCTTTGTACATTCTTCTCAAAGTCAACTTgcacaaggccaagaagaacatTCTACCTAAGAAGGCCAGCGGTAGGACGTTGAAAGAGAGTGTATGGCACTATCTACTCGAATTTGACA TTCTCGGCGTTTTCCTCTTCGCGACCGGCTTGATCATATTCCTCCTCCCATTCAACATCGCCGCGACAGCCCCCAACGGTTGGGCAACGGGTTACATCATCGCTATGATCGTCGTCGGTTTCGTCCTCCTTATCGGTTTCGCCGTCAACGAAGTGTACATCGCGCCTGTTCCTTTCCTCAAGTTCCACTTCCTTGCCGACAGAACACTAGTGGGTGCGTGTTTACTAGATCTGACATATCAGATTTCGTATTATTGCTGGAACAACTACTTCACATCTTTCCTTCAAGTCGTCAACTATCTTTCAGTATCTGAAGCTGGTTATGTCAACAACACCTTCAACGTGGTATCTGGCTTCCTCTTGTTCCTTGTGGGATGGGGTATCAGGAAGACTGGCTACTTCAAGTGGCTTCTTTGGATCGGCGTACCACTTTACATCTTTGCTCAGGGACTGATGATATACTTCCGTAGTCCAACGGGGTACGTCGGGTATCTCGTCATGACACAGATCTTCATCTCGGTCGGGGGCAGTGTCTTCACCATCTGTATGCAACTCGCAGTGTTGGCAGCAGTTGACCACCAGCATGTTGCCGCAGCCTTGGCCATGTTGAACGTGACTGGTACAGCAGGCGGAAGTATTGGTTACACTATTTCTGGCGCCATTTGGACAAATACGTTTGAGAAGGCGTTGCGAAGATATCTACCGTCCAATGCACTAAATAACCTTGAAGCCATCTATGGCGATCTTGATACCCAGTTGAGTTATGCAAAGGGAACTCCCGAGCGTATCGGCATTCAGAAAGCGTACGGGTATGCCCAAACCAGAATGTTGGCTGCTGGAACGGCGATTATGGCTTTATCGTTTATTTGGGTGGCACTGATTCGGAACTTGAAGGTGTCAGAAATGAAGCAGACAAAAGGAAACGTGTTCTAA